The following DNA comes from Vespa crabro chromosome 25, iyVesCrab1.2, whole genome shotgun sequence.
TAAAAGCTTGTACAGCTATAGCTCCAGCAGCTGAAGGTTCTCCTTGTGGAAAAGGCGttgtaagtatataaaattgaacattatttatatcaattaaattcttcaaaaaaattaaacaattttctttctagagtaatatcaaatacatttcctgaaatattttctttctcaaaattgattatcttcttatctttttttcttttcttttccagtTTTGTCTCAACGGTAAATGCGTTTTAGAAGGATCATATATGAAATCTATCAATAGTAAATTCTGGTTAAGACATTTCCAACCATTATTTAAACTTCAAaagattgtaaaattatttggctaatgaaatatatattaatagcgaataataaattaatatatttcaatagagattataaaattttgtaatgttaattattttatttcattaaaaataaatatgaaaatttataacattattattatcaattaataatttttggaTCTATACCTATTTCATCGTACAACTCACTTTTAGTACCAggataattttctaaaatacaATCTATTATATCTGTACATAATCTTTTACGTTTAACATATTCACGTGTATATTCGTCCAAAGAGgattgtgtttttctttttgtttcagtTAAATCCATACTACCGGTAGATTCAATAAgtttatctaatttatttgttaaaactTTAATACTTTCCACGAGTAaaactttctctttatatgcTTCTTCAACAGTGACAGatgattttaaagattttaataaagtctcttgatttttaatctctttctctaaatcTTGATATCTAGTTTCAACGTCATTCGCATGTGCCTGTAATTCTTTATCGATTCTCATTAATTCCTCTATATCTTGCGTCGAGTCCTGAACAACGCAATAAACTTTTTGCTTTCCATATACctaatcaaatataaaaaaagaacatttaattgacatatatatatatatatatatatatatatatatatatatattttggagTGTTTGATAgtgtttaataaatatacatatgtaaatatttaaattaattaaaaataattattatcataataattatttttaattataatttaattttaattatatataataatttatgacatgtatatatatttgtatatataatgtatatataataatatatatatttgtataaatacatgtatatataatttatgacatatatatatatattttatttttggagTGTTTCatagtatttaataaatatacatatataaatatttatttaaaatataaatatataattaaatataaatatttacattaatctaatataattattatcataataataattttttattataatttaattttaattatatatatatatatatatatatatatatatatatatatattttggagTGTTTGATAgtgtttaataaatatacatatataaatatttaaattaattattatgataataattatttttaattataatttaattttaattaaatattataatttatgatatgtaatatattataatatataactatatattataatatatacatatatatatatatatatatatatgtctcaacaattattttcattataatgaaCATTCAAAAATCCACTtactttttcaaatatctttCCTTCTGCTAATAAATGATCGATGGCCTTTTGAACAGCAGATTTTCCAAATTCATTGTGCAAATTCAATACTATATCGTTCACGCTGTAAGGTctgttttgaatttttaaatgtttgtaTACGGTATCCATGGCCATTATATGTTAACCAATAACATTTCTctatataacttatattaatttataagctgtagcaatattaattaaaacaatatatatatatatatatatacacacatcaatgattttgtattagatgtattaataaaaattagattatTGTCTCTTaccatttaaaataattaaagaaaaaaataaaatctaaccATTTTCCAAAGccgacatatataatatattctgaaTACTACATAAACCACAAAAAATGTATTCGTTTATAgactcataaaaaaaaaacaaaaaacaaaaaacaaaaattaaaatcgtacACCTTTACGATACAATTAATTGGCTGATAAAAGGCGAAAGTTTACAATGCAAAAACATTCGTActatgaaaaatatcttataaCCTGACAACATCAACAAAAACATTATCGACGACGACACTAGAAATCGCATACAGCGCATTAGAATATGAAACTAACAATTCACGATAATCGATcagatgaaatataaaaattttcttggataatcattatcatgataataaaatattgtaattatgttTCAATACAATGTACAAAGTacaaacataataaatatacatgtaaaaatacaaaatataaaagagtaataattcTATGATATTGGTTATGTTATCATAACTACGGTAGATAACAAATTATCggcaatattttattacttacatATGAATTATACGCAGCTCTAGTAAAAAATCgaagaacaatattataaattgcaCAAACACACgaggagaaataataatttgttaatgaAAACTGTAGAACATCAAACGTTGAAACAAGCCTGGCGGCCATCTTGATGCCAATGATGGAAGTAATATACCGACTGGAACGTGATTGGTTATCATCTTAGCGGCGGTAACGTGacgtaaaatagatattttaaatctatACCAACAAATGATACCTCATAAGAGAAGACTGTTCATTTTAAATGTATGttcataataaaagaaaaaaaagaaaaaaggatgaagtaaataaaaatatttttattataataatttaatatatttattaatacaaaaagataaataataattagaagtatttatttaaaaaatcacaattattttcgtaatactatataaacaattgagaaaaataatatttatttgtaaattttaaaataacaaatataataaacatattaatgtTTCTAATACAAagcgcattttttttttattattatttgaatatatttcttatagacATTCAAATAATCAATCGTTTAGGCCACGATTCATAATGATACAGAAATCTTGCCTGCGAAAAAAATAGGCAtagtatgattattatcaaaaattgtaatataccaaaaaaataacatctccaatatttatattaaccaTTGACTTTTTCTGATAAATGGATAAACTATCGGCGGCAAAAACCCATTAAATTCACAAGATCTAGAAGCTGCATATGCACCCATATTGTTCCAGACAAGCCAATCTCCTATTTGAAATTCTGGCAATAATATATCCTTGACGATACAATCATAGGAATCACAAGTCGGTCCCCATACAGTAGAATAATATGCTTTATCGGATACTGGCTACAAAAAATCCacctttttatatacatatatattgaaataaaagaaaataatttcgattatgAAATATCAGTTATATACATTGAACAGTGGTATTGGATGACGTGAATTCAATTTCAACATTTCTTCTATAAACCCACTATAAACTCCGCAGCTAACATAATACATCTGTTTCAAACTATTTCCCACAGATACAGTTTTCTTAGAATGAACGACACTAGCCAAAGTAAATGCTGATGTTACGTAGTATCTACCGGGCTCGCTTATGATTTCTATAGTAGGATCTATGTCTTTGATtgcattattaatcatatgtGAAATCTAAACAAAATACGAAGATAACTATTAATacgtttcatatatatattcaaaagtaTCATCTTAATAAACAGACCTCATCGATTTGATATCCACTTTCTCCAGGAAAACCACCAccaatatcaattaatttgatatcATTACATTGAATCGATTTAgcaaaaataatcaattccTTACATATGACAATTCCACGTACGTACGCATTTAAATCGACACATGGACTACCAACGTGAAAACTAAAtccatataaaattaaatctaaaTCCTTTGTAAGTTGTATTAATTCTTTTGCTTCATCGCCTGGTTCACATCCAAATTTGGTTCCAAGTTTGACGCAACTAGCGACAGTAGAATTGCCGTCGCAACGAAAGCGAATAACTATTctattaagaacaatatttgTTTGAATTATCGACATCACATaagataattgatataataaaggAATACGGAGTAAAATTTACTTACTTTGCTTcgggaaagaattttttaattttataaagttcGCATTTGCTATCCACTGTCATTTTTTCGACACCTACGCTTTTGGCATATTTTATATGAGACGGAGACTTCGTAGGATTTGCAAAGATTATTCTATCTGGTGATATATTCAACTGCATAACTTGTTGAATTTCTTGctgttataaattaaaatttagaacatataatattatcttacataaaaatgaaatcatttacCATTGATGCGCAATCGAAATTTGCGTTCATAGCTGCAAGAATCTTAATCACCATTGGATGGGTATTACACTTTAGAGCTGACGATAAAATTCTTCTATAGAAGATTTTTGTAACGTTAcacgataaaaaaatgttttagaaATCTTACCATAGTATGGCACAACTCTTGGCATTTTTCTGATCCAATCTTGatgctttttaattataacaccgagatcgaatatataaaatgcatcTTCCTGATGACAAGTgctaatgatattttttataatgtcaTATTCTTCAATCTCGTTCTCATATAGATGAATTTCTTGGACATTAATTGAAGACATTTTTGACATATACTTCATAGTCTTTGCTAGTGCTTCAACGTATAGATCAGTATTGTCACTGATAAACGGAATGCatcaaatttatatgattGTATTACAAATCAACTTACGCTCATAATGGTCTGTTATTACAAAACAATTAGTAAATGTTGCAATATATCGTTAAGAACATTAATTATGCAAGCAATTAGGAACTGTTGATATTGCATTAAgaacatttattatcaaaCAATTAATAACTGATGtgatataacattaaaaacatttgtttaatgtctttgaaaaacaaatacgtaaaataataagtaataagatattattataacttcaagaattattaattttgatcaTTCACGTTTtagattcttatatatatacacatccttcttatctatataaatcagacttattatatataatattgaaattatcattagcttattaatatcataattttaaataataacttttaaattttcaatataaagtGGGAGTATTCTTGCGTTGGTTAATCGTATCTGCTACGTCGATGTGTATCTGCCTATGAGATAGAccaatagataaatagaaaagggaTGGATGATTAcagcattaattattatcatgtgTGAGTGtatatttgaaagaatttttctacAACGAGCAAAAAGATTTCTCTTCTTTGATTGGTGTATATGTTTATGGAATGCAAAGAAGGGACAGAGATATTGAGAATGAAAATTAGATTTGGAGTGTACTTTGAGTAATATAGGCATAACGTTATAACGAATAGGACAATAGCGACAATGATTAATGAATGTTTAAGCTTAAATGTGAGTGGGAATTAGAAAGGCTATGagtaatatataagaaaaagatgaaacatagttatattttttattagatgaAGCACGTAATAGCGTTTAGAATTGAACaacaaataattacaaatagaaTAACACAGAGTAAAGAGTTATTGCTATcttaattacaattatgtaTAATGAAAGATTCCGGAGTTATCTAAGCGTATTCGTGAATGTGTACAAGATAAGCCGATCGATGATCGATAAAAGGAGATCAAAAGAATTTCTAACATtagttattttctatataaaaaaatcgtgctacaaaaaaaaaacgaaagaaatgatatttaacGGAAAATAGTTTATGGATAAATGATaatctttgttaaaaatttacaaaatgatAAGCGTTTGATTAGACGGAACttcgtattattaaattagatCATGTTCATCGTTATTGATCAAGAATTACTTCCATTTTCTCATACGACtatttcgaattaaaatatttattcagaACTATATAAAGCAAATCAAAAGTTGTTAatcaaaagacaaaaaaaaattgtgagagagaaaaaaaaagaaaaaccacgGCGAATTCTACCACATTGATAATGTGTCAATAATGTTTGAATTTCAAacgaaaatgatataatatatatgtattcattaATCATCTTTAAAACAACATTCGACGTATTCTTATTACTTTGTcgcagatatatgtatatatatacatacatatacatatacatatatatatatatatatatatatcatattagaTTCTTATatgtatcaattatatttattactttctagGAATTTATTGTGtaacaaataattacataGTTTGGAATATTGTGAAACACATTCTCctaaaaaggaagatagacaTCCGAGACATAGAAAATTAGGAatccattttttattaatactattttagCTGATACATACGAAACAAATATTTACGTACACGTTTAATGAGAACAATGAAAACAAATGTATACAACGAGATAAACAATGACATCATAAGGACAAATTTATCCGCAAGAAGTTAATAATAGTTCATAACATATCTAATTCTATCATCTATTGATGAAATCATCCAAgctttgaatatattatataaaataaatttaataacgcgagattattattgttataatatcaaattacactgattatatttcaatacgatatataaatatgataaataatattgtaacatttaagaatgatatataaattttatataatacaatattatgtCGATTGTTTcgtcataaaaaaattaataaataaacgtttatattatatattattattattataatattaatagtagtagtaatagtaataacataaaATGGATTACTcctaagaaataaaataataaaaaaataataaagaagtatACCGTAGAAAACGAACTTgtgtt
Coding sequences within:
- the LOC124432376 gene encoding homologous-pairing protein 2 homolog isoform X1 — encoded protein: MAMDTVYKHLKIQNRPYSVNDIVLNLHNEFGKSAVQKAIDHLLAEGKIFEKVYGKQKVYCVVQDSTQDIEELMRIDKELQAHANDVETRYQDLEKEIKNQETLLKSLKSSVTVEEAYKEKVLLVESIKVLTNKLDKLIESTGSMDLTETKRKTQSSLDEYTREYVKRKRLCTDIIDCILENYPGTKSELYDEIGIDPKIIN
- the LOC124432376 gene encoding homologous-pairing protein 2 homolog isoform X2 → MAARLVSTFDVLQFSLTNYYFSSCVCAIYNIVLRFFTRAAYNSYVYGKQKVYCVVQDSTQDIEELMRIDKELQAHANDVETRYQDLEKEIKNQETLLKSLKSSVTVEEAYKEKVLLVESIKVLTNKLDKLIESTGSMDLTETKRKTQSSLDEYTREYVKRKRLCTDIIDCILENYPGTKSELYDEIGIDPKIIN
- the LOC124432399 gene encoding ornithine decarboxylase 1-like, with protein sequence MKYMSKMSSINVQEIHLYENEIEEYDIIKNIISTCHQEDAFYIFDLGVIIKKHQDWIRKMPRVVPYYALKCNTHPMVIKILAAMNANFDCASMQEIQQVMQLNISPDRIIFANPTKSPSHIKYAKSVGVEKMTVDSKCELYKIKKFFPEAKIVIRFRCDGNSTVASCVKLGTKFGCEPGDEAKELIQLTKDLDLILYGFSFHVGSPCVDLNAYVRGIVICKELIIFAKSIQCNDIKLIDIGGGFPGESGYQIDEISHMINNAIKDIDPTIEIISEPGRYYVTSAFTLASVVHSKKTVSVGNSLKQMYYVSCGVYSGFIEEMLKLNSRHPIPLFNPVSDKAYYSTVWGPTCDSYDCIVKDILLPEFQIGDWLVWNNMGAYAASRSCEFNGFLPPIVYPFIRKSQWQDFCIIMNRGLND